Proteins co-encoded in one Halalkalicoccus subterraneus genomic window:
- a CDS encoding PLP-dependent cysteine synthase family protein: MDGSILDAIGTPLVRVDSPEGATVAAKLESFNPGGSAKDRPAIAMIEAAEREGLISPGDSIVEPTSGNTGIGIAVASAARGYDLTIVLPDTMSEERRRLLRAYGAEIELVAGDMMDARARADEIMADTGAVQLGQFENPANAEAHYRTTAPEIIEAVEGREIDALVASVGTGGTITGTGRRLKEEYPDMDVIAVEPEENAVLSTGTAGKDEFQGMGPGFVSELLDVELLDSIETVALPDAERECRRLAREEGILVGQSSGAASIAARRVADGLARPDLNCPEAPAAFSDGGLEAGYDDCPLVVTIFPDSGERYLSTGLFD; this comes from the coding sequence ATGGACGGGAGCATTCTGGACGCGATCGGGACGCCACTCGTCCGGGTCGACTCCCCCGAGGGCGCCACCGTGGCGGCGAAACTGGAGTCGTTCAATCCGGGAGGCTCGGCAAAGGACCGGCCCGCGATCGCGATGATCGAGGCCGCCGAGCGCGAGGGACTGATCTCGCCGGGCGATTCGATCGTCGAACCGACCAGTGGGAACACGGGGATCGGCATCGCGGTCGCCTCGGCCGCTCGGGGCTACGACCTGACGATCGTCCTCCCAGATACCATGTCCGAGGAACGTCGTCGCCTGCTGCGAGCCTACGGCGCGGAGATCGAACTCGTCGCCGGCGATATGATGGATGCGCGTGCCCGCGCCGACGAGATCATGGCCGATACTGGTGCGGTCCAGTTGGGCCAGTTCGAGAACCCCGCCAACGCCGAGGCTCACTATCGTACTACTGCTCCCGAGATCATCGAGGCCGTCGAGGGCCGCGAGATCGATGCGCTGGTCGCGAGCGTCGGGACCGGCGGGACGATCACCGGCACGGGTCGCCGGCTCAAAGAGGAGTACCCCGACATGGACGTGATCGCGGTCGAGCCCGAGGAGAACGCGGTGCTCTCGACCGGAACGGCAGGAAAAGACGAGTTTCAGGGGATGGGCCCGGGCTTCGTGAGCGAGCTGCTCGACGTCGAGTTGCTCGATTCGATCGAGACGGTCGCGCTCCCGGACGCCGAACGCGAGTGTCGCCGCCTCGCCCGCGAGGAGGGAATCCTGGTGGGCCAGTCGAGCGGCGCGGCCTCGATCGCCGCCCGTCGGGTCGCAGACGGGTTGGCCCGGCCCGATCTGAACTGTCCGGAGGCACCCGCCGCCTTCAGCGACGGTGGCCTCGAAGCCGGCTACGACGACTGCCCGCTGGTGGTAACGATCTTCCCCGACAGCGGCGAGCGCTACCTCTCGACGGGCCTGTTCGACTAA
- a CDS encoding NRDE family protein, which translates to MCTLLFAWQVFEDAPVLVAANRDEALGRPSHPPGIYGENPRVIAPWDEEAGGTWIGYNEFGVSAVITNRWLDADLAGERSRGLLVGEALERESAEDAARFVERSVGEFEYDGFNLALLDENAALLLEWDGGLRVRNVDPGVHVVVNVGADGEFEIPPERAEFGERQAESARQARQELQPEPGERSAEWHERAAAVLRDHDYGFCVHAEEYGTRSSSLIRAEKNGATSYRFADGPPCETGYEPVEP; encoded by the coding sequence GTGTGTACGCTGCTTTTCGCGTGGCAGGTCTTCGAGGACGCCCCCGTCCTCGTCGCGGCCAACAGGGACGAAGCGCTCGGTCGCCCGTCCCATCCGCCCGGAATCTACGGCGAGAACCCGCGGGTGATCGCCCCGTGGGACGAGGAGGCGGGTGGGACGTGGATCGGCTACAACGAGTTCGGCGTGAGTGCGGTGATCACGAACCGGTGGCTCGATGCCGACCTCGCCGGCGAGCGTTCGCGTGGCCTGCTCGTGGGCGAGGCCCTCGAACGCGAATCAGCGGAGGACGCCGCACGGTTCGTCGAGCGCTCGGTAGGCGAGTTCGAGTACGACGGGTTCAACCTCGCGCTGCTCGACGAGAACGCGGCACTCTTACTGGAGTGGGACGGCGGACTGCGCGTACGAAACGTCGACCCCGGCGTTCACGTCGTCGTCAACGTCGGTGCCGACGGCGAGTTCGAGATTCCCCCCGAGCGAGCGGAGTTCGGCGAGCGACAGGCCGAAAGCGCCCGTCAGGCACGCCAGGAGCTCCAGCCTGAACCCGGTGAGCGCTCGGCGGAGTGGCACGAGCGGGCGGCCGCCGTCCTTCGGGATCACGACTACGGCTTCTGCGTCCACGCCGAGGAGTACGGCACCCGCTCGTCGTCGCTGATCCGGGCGGAGAAAAACGGGGCGACGAGCTATCGGTTCGCGGACGGCCCACCCTGCGAGACCGGGTACGAACCCGTCGAACCGTAA
- a CDS encoding mandelate racemase/muconate lactonizing enzyme family protein — MDDVTITDVETYLVANPWKPWVFVELETDAGVTGLAEATTHDKPRTVAAAIEEMSNFFIGKDPFDTEAIWLEMYRDEWFSKGVINTTVCSAVDMACWDIKGKLLDTPVYDLLGGKVHGDELRAYANGWYTDTQGEPEGFAEAAERVVDDGYDAMKFDPFGTAWQHMPKKDVNHSVDIVRAVREAVGPDVDLLIECHGRFSAAQAIDIARKLDEFDPTWYEEPCPPDSINSLAEVADKSPIPVATGERHMSKHDFFELVTRTDIDVFQPDLMNTGGITEGKKIAGLAEADHVSIAPHNPQGPVAGAIYSHFCTSTPNFLIQEMFQTYDVDWVDDLLTDPLEVEDGYVQVPEGPGFGIELDHDVVEEHAYTEDAVHTINLFEKDWEKREVGLR, encoded by the coding sequence ATGGACGACGTAACGATCACGGACGTCGAAACCTATCTGGTTGCGAACCCCTGGAAACCCTGGGTCTTCGTCGAACTCGAGACCGACGCGGGCGTCACCGGCCTCGCCGAGGCGACGACCCACGACAAACCCCGCACCGTCGCCGCGGCCATCGAGGAGATGTCGAACTTCTTCATCGGGAAGGATCCCTTCGACACCGAGGCCATCTGGCTCGAAATGTACCGCGACGAGTGGTTCTCGAAGGGCGTCATCAACACCACCGTCTGCTCCGCGGTCGACATGGCCTGCTGGGACATCAAGGGTAAACTGCTCGATACACCTGTCTACGACCTGCTGGGCGGGAAGGTCCACGGTGACGAACTCCGCGCGTACGCCAACGGCTGGTACACCGACACCCAAGGCGAGCCCGAAGGGTTCGCCGAGGCCGCCGAACGCGTCGTCGATGACGGGTATGACGCGATGAAGTTCGATCCCTTCGGGACGGCCTGGCAGCACATGCCGAAAAAGGACGTCAACCACTCCGTCGACATCGTCCGAGCGGTTCGAGAAGCCGTCGGGCCGGACGTCGACCTCCTGATCGAGTGCCACGGGCGCTTTTCGGCCGCCCAGGCGATCGACATCGCGCGCAAGCTCGACGAGTTCGATCCCACGTGGTACGAGGAGCCCTGCCCGCCGGACTCGATCAACAGCCTCGCCGAAGTGGCCGACAAGTCGCCGATCCCGGTCGCCACGGGCGAGCGCCACATGAGCAAACACGACTTCTTCGAGCTGGTGACCCGCACGGACATCGACGTCTTCCAGCCCGACCTGATGAACACCGGTGGCATTACGGAGGGCAAGAAGATCGCGGGGCTCGCGGAGGCAGATCACGTCAGCATTGCCCCACACAACCCACAGGGTCCGGTCGCAGGCGCGATCTACTCGCACTTCTGCACGTCGACGCCGAACTTCCTGATCCAGGAGATGTTCCAGACCTACGACGTCGACTGGGTCGACGATCTGTTGACCGATCCCCTCGAAGTCGAGGACGGCTACGTGCAGGTTCCGGAGGGTCCCGGCTTCGGGATCGAACTCGATCACGACGTCGTTGAGGAACACGCCTACACCGAGGATGCGGTCCACACGATCAACCTCTTCGAGAAGGACTGGGAGAAACGGGAAGTCGGTCTGCGATAA
- a CDS encoding tRNA sulfurtransferase: protein MTPPGADTVLVRYGDIGVKSTKVQRDMERALETNLRAMLDSRGVSGELDWQWSRPRIRTGRVDAATDAACDTFGIVSASPAISTEPTMAAIREVLADVAGAIGVEGPFAVSARRAGEREAHPFTSTDIEREGGQAIWDSLDEPAVDLDDPSQVFYVECRQREAFVFTEKRAGPGGLPLGTQRPLVALLSGGIDSPVAAWEVMKRGAPVVPLYFDFEAYGGADHVARAVESARTLERYAPNHGFDLRIAPAGAAADRLMSGVEDTRMLSLRRFMLRVAERVAEAERAVGIVTGEAIGQKSSQTGANLAVTDSVTRLPVHRPLLTWDKQEIIARARGIGTYEDSAIETGCNRIAPDYPETNASIEEVEESEPDLEALVSEAVAGTERVEL from the coding sequence ATGACCCCGCCCGGAGCCGACACCGTCCTCGTACGCTACGGCGATATCGGCGTCAAGAGCACGAAGGTCCAGCGGGACATGGAGCGCGCGCTCGAAACGAACCTCCGGGCGATGCTCGACTCGCGGGGCGTCTCGGGAGAACTCGACTGGCAGTGGTCACGACCGCGGATTCGAACCGGAAGGGTCGATGCGGCGACCGACGCCGCCTGCGATACGTTCGGGATCGTCTCGGCCAGTCCCGCGATCTCGACGGAGCCGACGATGGCGGCTATCCGGGAGGTACTCGCCGACGTCGCCGGCGCGATCGGGGTCGAGGGACCGTTCGCCGTTTCGGCCCGCCGTGCCGGCGAGCGCGAGGCCCACCCGTTTACGAGCACGGACATCGAGCGTGAGGGCGGGCAGGCGATCTGGGACTCTCTGGACGAACCGGCGGTCGACCTCGACGATCCCTCTCAGGTGTTCTACGTCGAGTGTCGCCAGCGGGAGGCGTTCGTCTTCACCGAGAAACGTGCCGGGCCGGGCGGCCTTCCATTGGGAACCCAGCGCCCGTTGGTGGCGTTGCTCTCGGGCGGGATCGACTCGCCCGTCGCGGCGTGGGAGGTCATGAAACGCGGCGCGCCCGTCGTCCCCCTCTATTTCGATTTCGAGGCCTACGGCGGCGCGGATCACGTCGCCCGGGCGGTCGAATCGGCCCGGACGCTTGAGCGATATGCGCCCAACCACGGGTTCGATCTCCGGATCGCGCCCGCGGGCGCGGCGGCCGACCGCCTCATGAGCGGGGTCGAGGACACACGGATGCTCTCGCTGCGTCGGTTCATGCTCCGGGTCGCCGAGCGGGTCGCCGAGGCGGAGCGGGCGGTGGGGATCGTTACCGGTGAGGCGATCGGCCAGAAGTCGAGCCAGACGGGCGCGAACCTCGCGGTCACCGACAGCGTAACCCGGCTCCCCGTCCATCGCCCGCTGTTGACGTGGGACAAACAGGAGATCATCGCACGCGCTCGGGGGATAGGAACCTACGAGGACTCGGCCATCGAGACGGGCTGCAACCGGATCGCGCCCGACTATCCCGAGACGAACGCCTCGATCGAGGAAGTCGAGGAAAGCGAACCCGATCTGGAGGCGCTGGTTTCGGAGGCGGTCGCGGGAACCGAACGGGTCGAACTATAG
- the yciH gene encoding stress response translation initiation inhibitor YciH, which produces MVDERDEGLGSVSGLPDELGIDDDLARADQRATVRVESRRYGKPVTIVEGLDPTAIDLKELASELKRALAVGGTVEDGRIELQGDHARRVPDLLRGEGFEVD; this is translated from the coding sequence ATGGTCGACGAGAGAGACGAGGGGTTAGGATCGGTCTCAGGGCTGCCCGACGAGCTGGGCATCGACGACGACTTGGCGCGCGCCGACCAGCGCGCGACGGTCCGCGTCGAGTCGAGACGCTACGGCAAGCCGGTGACGATCGTCGAGGGGCTGGACCCGACAGCGATCGATCTCAAGGAACTCGCCTCGGAACTCAAACGCGCCCTCGCGGTCGGGGGCACCGTCGAGGACGGACGGATCGAGCTTCAGGGCGATCACGCGAGACGCGTTCCCGATCTCCTGCGCGGGGAGGGGTTCGAGGTGGACTGA
- a CDS encoding thioredoxin family protein encodes MSLETMRPNPTWDPKAHERDLEPFERHADDLTIRVWGGDWCGDCRAVLPDLGAALDAAGIPDERVHEYPVEKRDDGSKEGELVEEYGIELIPTVVVEHDGEEVARFVENEPIPAVSHLAEQLREIEASA; translated from the coding sequence ATGAGTCTCGAAACGATGCGCCCGAACCCGACGTGGGACCCGAAGGCACACGAACGCGACCTCGAACCCTTCGAGCGACACGCCGACGACCTCACGATCCGCGTGTGGGGCGGCGACTGGTGTGGCGATTGTCGAGCCGTTCTTCCTGACTTGGGCGCGGCCCTCGACGCTGCCGGGATCCCCGACGAACGGGTCCACGAGTACCCCGTCGAGAAGCGCGACGACGGTTCGAAGGAGGGTGAGCTGGTCGAGGAGTACGGTATTGAACTCATCCCGACGGTGGTCGTCGAGCACGACGGCGAGGAGGTCGCCCGGTTCGTCGAGAACGAGCCGATCCCCGCCGTCTCGCATCTCGCAGAACAGCTCCGGGAGATCGAGGCCTCGGCGTAG
- a CDS encoding MFS transporter → MQSVRLVALRTLARDLWSGGRGWILLGVAGGWFLSLGVRLVFPALLPYIREEFSLGLTTAGLLITVLWVAYALGQFPGGVIGDRLGEGNALVVSTLVSGTMIAIVAVSNTAFVLFLATALFGFSTALFGPARFTILSAIYDERDGTAIGLTLAVGEAGNAILPVIAGLLAATLSWRLGFGVTVPLFFLMAVVLYRVVPGKLSEGSAVDSLSMETLKYVVRGIAERAILIVTGVHVFLFFVYQGFTGFYPTYLVEIKGLSPSLAAGLFGLFFASGVAVQPVAGASGDRFGTRPTLYVIIAVATVALAALPFVEGVAGLVVVTIVASALLGVTPLTQTFLVNALPDDMKGSGLGLLRTGHIALGATGPLVVGAVADLNYFDGAFLGLAVLSAAGIGLTALVPDD, encoded by the coding sequence GTGCAATCAGTCCGGCTCGTGGCCCTCCGAACGCTCGCGCGCGACCTCTGGAGCGGCGGCCGGGGCTGGATCCTGCTGGGAGTGGCCGGCGGCTGGTTCCTCTCGCTCGGCGTCCGACTCGTCTTTCCCGCCCTCCTCCCGTACATTCGCGAGGAGTTCTCGCTCGGGCTGACCACGGCGGGTCTGTTGATCACCGTCCTCTGGGTGGCCTACGCCCTCGGCCAGTTCCCCGGCGGGGTCATCGGGGATCGACTCGGCGAGGGCAATGCATTGGTGGTCAGCACGCTGGTCTCCGGAACGATGATCGCGATCGTTGCCGTCTCGAACACCGCGTTCGTGTTGTTTCTCGCGACCGCGCTCTTTGGTTTCTCGACGGCGCTCTTTGGCCCCGCGCGCTTCACGATCCTCTCGGCGATCTACGACGAGCGCGACGGCACCGCCATCGGCCTGACGCTCGCCGTCGGCGAGGCGGGTAACGCGATCCTGCCGGTGATCGCCGGCTTACTCGCGGCGACCCTCTCGTGGCGACTCGGCTTCGGCGTGACGGTCCCGCTTTTCTTCCTGATGGCGGTCGTCCTCTACCGGGTCGTCCCGGGGAAGCTCTCGGAAGGGAGCGCCGTCGACAGCCTCTCGATGGAGACCCTGAAATACGTCGTCCGCGGGATCGCCGAGCGAGCGATCCTGATCGTCACGGGCGTCCACGTCTTCCTCTTTTTCGTCTATCAGGGCTTTACGGGCTTCTATCCCACCTATCTCGTCGAGATAAAGGGCCTCTCTCCGAGCCTCGCCGCCGGCCTGTTCGGTCTGTTTTTCGCGAGCGGCGTCGCCGTCCAGCCGGTCGCGGGGGCGAGCGGTGACCGCTTTGGTACCCGGCCGACGCTGTACGTTATCATCGCGGTCGCGACGGTCGCGCTCGCGGCCCTCCCGTTCGTCGAGGGCGTTGCAGGCCTCGTCGTCGTGACGATCGTCGCGAGCGCCCTCTTGGGCGTGACGCCGCTGACCCAGACGTTCCTCGTCAACGCCCTGCCAGACGACATGAAAGGCAGCGGGCTCGGGTTGCTCAGAACGGGCCACATCGCGCTCGGCGCGACTGGCCCGCTCGTCGTCGGCGCGGTCGCGGATCTGAACTACTTCGACGGCGCGTTTCTCGGGCTCGCCGTCCTCTCGGCGGCGGGGATCGGACTGACGGCGCTCGTCCCCGACGACTGA
- a CDS encoding NAD(P)/FAD-dependent oxidoreductase, with protein MSDVAIVGGGTAGLSAALFTAKNGLDTVVFDTDQTWMHKAHLFNYLGIGSVDGSAFMATARQQVDDFGADRHQGEEVTAIEPADDGFSITTDDGEYEATYLILATGAKRDLAEELGCELTDEGVVDVDVTMETSVENAYATGAMGRTEEWQAVISAGDGAAAALNVLTKEKGDHYHDFDVPADAEETFGGMVPEEE; from the coding sequence ATGAGCGACGTAGCGATCGTCGGCGGCGGGACGGCGGGACTGAGCGCGGCACTGTTCACCGCGAAAAACGGCCTCGACACCGTCGTGTTCGACACCGACCAGACGTGGATGCACAAGGCCCATCTGTTCAACTACCTCGGGATCGGCTCGGTCGACGGCAGCGCCTTCATGGCGACCGCTCGACAGCAGGTCGACGACTTCGGTGCCGACCGCCATCAGGGCGAGGAGGTCACGGCCATCGAGCCCGCGGACGATGGGTTCTCGATCACTACCGACGACGGCGAGTACGAGGCGACGTACCTGATCCTCGCGACCGGTGCGAAGCGCGACCTCGCCGAGGAGCTCGGTTGTGAACTCACCGACGAGGGTGTCGTCGACGTGGACGTGACCATGGAGACCAGCGTCGAGAACGCCTACGCGACCGGTGCGATGGGACGGACAGAGGAGTGGCAGGCCGTCATTTCGGCCGGCGACGGCGCCGCGGCGGCACTGAACGTTCTCACCAAGGAGAAAGGGGATCACTACCACGACTTCGACGTCCCCGCCGACGCCGAGGAGACCTTCGGTGGGATGGTTCCCGAGGAGGAATAA
- a CDS encoding thioredoxin domain-containing protein codes for MSEPDRNRLDEEESPYLRQHADNPVNWQPWDEAALEEARERDVPIFLSVGYSACHWCHVMEEESFEDEEIAKQLNEGFVPIKVDREERPDLDSIYQTICQLVTRRGGWPLSVWLTPDGRPFYVGTYFPRESRRGTPGFGDLLDNLAESWGSDREEIENRADQWTRAITDQLEDVPEAGTRPEGVLIEAADAALRGADREHGGFGENGPKFPQTARLEVLLRAYDRTERRPYGEIVRETLDAMGSRGMYDQLGGGFHRYATDREWVVPHFEKMLYDNAELPRTYLAGYRATGEKRYADTVRETLAFVDRELGHPEGGFYSTLDAQSEDPETGEREEGAFYVWTPEEVKEILGEEVAELFCDRYGVDQRGNFEGKTVLTLARSVGSLAEEYDMDEPEVERHLENARTELFTAREQRPRPRRDEKILASWNGLIISTFAEAGLTLDESYAERAVSALEFVREQLWDADEKRLSRRYKSGAVKIDGYLEDYAFLARGAFDTYQATGEVEHLGFALDLARAIESEFWDGERETLYFTSEAGEELVARPQELTDQSTPSSLGVACDVLLSLSHFAETDFEGIVEAVLSRYGDRVRGNPLEHATLALVADRFETGSLELTVAADGIPEDWRERLGGTYLPNRILARRPPTEAGLEEWLDALGLEEAPPIWAERERRDGPTAYVCRSFTCSPPVTDIEEALEWADDLDPANAE; via the coding sequence ATGAGCGAACCCGATCGGAACCGGCTCGACGAGGAGGAGAGCCCGTATCTCAGACAGCACGCCGACAACCCGGTGAACTGGCAGCCCTGGGACGAGGCGGCGCTCGAAGAAGCGAGAGAACGCGACGTGCCGATCTTCCTCTCGGTGGGCTACTCGGCGTGTCACTGGTGTCACGTCATGGAGGAGGAGAGCTTCGAGGACGAGGAGATAGCGAAGCAACTCAACGAGGGGTTCGTCCCGATCAAGGTGGATCGGGAGGAACGCCCCGACCTCGACAGCATCTACCAGACGATCTGCCAGCTCGTCACCCGTCGCGGAGGGTGGCCGCTGTCGGTCTGGCTCACGCCCGACGGCCGGCCCTTCTACGTGGGAACGTACTTCCCCCGGGAATCGCGCCGGGGGACGCCGGGCTTCGGCGATCTGCTCGACAACCTCGCCGAGAGCTGGGGGTCGGATCGGGAGGAGATCGAGAACCGGGCCGACCAGTGGACCCGCGCGATCACCGATCAGTTGGAGGACGTTCCTGAAGCAGGTACGCGTCCCGAGGGCGTGCTGATCGAGGCCGCCGACGCCGCGCTGCGCGGTGCGGACCGCGAACACGGTGGGTTCGGCGAGAACGGTCCGAAGTTCCCCCAGACCGCCCGGCTGGAGGTCCTCTTGCGAGCGTACGACCGCACCGAACGGCGACCCTATGGCGAGATCGTTCGTGAGACCCTCGACGCGATGGGGAGCCGCGGGATGTACGACCAGCTCGGCGGTGGCTTTCACAGATACGCCACGGATCGCGAGTGGGTGGTTCCGCACTTCGAGAAGATGCTCTACGACAACGCCGAACTCCCCCGGACCTATCTCGCGGGCTATCGAGCCACCGGCGAGAAGCGCTACGCCGATACCGTCCGAGAAACCCTGGCGTTCGTCGACCGCGAGCTCGGCCATCCGGAGGGCGGGTTCTACAGCACGCTCGACGCCCAGAGCGAGGACCCCGAGACGGGCGAACGCGAGGAGGGGGCGTTCTACGTCTGGACGCCCGAGGAGGTCAAAGAGATCCTCGGCGAGGAGGTCGCCGAACTGTTCTGTGATCGATACGGCGTCGACCAGCGCGGGAACTTCGAAGGGAAAACGGTGCTGACGCTCGCCCGGAGCGTCGGGTCGCTGGCCGAGGAGTACGACATGGACGAACCCGAGGTCGAACGGCACCTCGAAAACGCCCGAACTGAACTGTTCACGGCGCGAGAACAACGCCCTCGACCGCGCCGCGACGAGAAGATTCTAGCGAGTTGGAACGGCCTGATAATTTCGACCTTCGCGGAGGCCGGGTTGACGCTGGACGAGTCGTACGCCGAGCGCGCCGTATCGGCTCTCGAGTTCGTTCGCGAACAGCTCTGGGACGCGGACGAAAAACGACTCTCGCGGCGCTACAAGTCGGGTGCGGTGAAGATCGACGGCTACCTCGAGGACTACGCCTTCCTCGCGCGCGGCGCGTTCGACACCTATCAGGCTACCGGAGAGGTCGAACATCTGGGATTCGCCCTCGATCTCGCGCGGGCCATCGAGAGCGAGTTCTGGGACGGGGAACGAGAAACGCTCTATTTCACGTCGGAGGCCGGAGAGGAACTCGTTGCGCGCCCACAAGAGCTTACCGACCAGTCGACCCCGTCGAGTCTGGGCGTCGCGTGTGACGTGTTGCTGTCGCTGTCGCACTTCGCCGAGACCGATTTCGAGGGAATCGTCGAGGCGGTCCTCTCGCGGTACGGCGACAGGGTTCGCGGAAACCCGCTCGAACACGCGACGCTCGCGCTGGTGGCCGATCGCTTCGAAACGGGTTCACTCGAACTGACGGTCGCTGCCGACGGGATTCCGGAAGACTGGCGCGAACGGTTGGGAGGGACGTACCTCCCCAACAGGATCCTCGCGCGGCGGCCGCCGACCGAGGCGGGGCTCGAGGAGTGGCTCGACGCGCTCGGTCTAGAGGAGGCACCGCCGATCTGGGCAGAGCGAGAACGCAGGGACGGACCGACCGCCTACGTCTGTCGTTCCTTTACCTGCTCACCGCCGGTCACCGACATTGAGGAGGCCTTGGAGTGGGCCGACGACCTCGATCCCGCGAACGCGGAGTAG
- a CDS encoding DUF5804 family protein gives MTTVCIVGKQGVDVRFELLSRETARGVLATHDLSEPWENSISVETVSLGGAVSLLNDLNWYLVRFSETAFVREPSISEDEWLSRTLAERVRDNGISVEETDESLAVYGIEDGALVEPMYVTRRNGEIPDYDLREVEETVVVRVAEEEFGN, from the coding sequence GTGACGACCGTCTGTATCGTCGGCAAGCAAGGGGTGGACGTTCGCTTCGAACTGCTCTCCCGCGAGACCGCCCGCGGGGTGCTCGCGACCCACGACCTTTCCGAACCGTGGGAGAACTCCATCTCCGTCGAGACGGTGAGTCTCGGCGGTGCGGTCTCGCTGCTGAACGATCTCAACTGGTATCTGGTGCGGTTTTCGGAAACGGCGTTCGTGAGGGAACCCTCGATCAGCGAGGACGAATGGCTCTCGCGGACGCTCGCCGAGCGGGTTCGGGACAACGGGATCAGCGTCGAGGAGACGGACGAATCGCTCGCGGTCTACGGTATCGAGGATGGGGCGCTGGTCGAGCCGATGTACGTCACCCGGCGGAACGGCGAGATCCCCGACTACGACCTGCGCGAGGTCGAGGAGACGGTCGTCGTGCGCGTCGCCGAAGAGGAGTTCGGGAATTAG
- a CDS encoding GntP family permease produces the protein MFDTTILQLGGQGPLVSLLAGIVAIILLLVVLDLPPFIALVVAGLVVGIVTPEVVFAEIPAEFATAFGDNMAGIGIPILMAAVIGKSMIESGAADRIVRGFSSVVGEDRTELSLFGSSFVIAIPVFFDNVFYLLAPLARAARTRTGGSYALFIVAVGAAGATTHAFVPPTPGPLLAAGELGANLGTTIVTGVLVGLPTALVAGLGYGHFINRRMDIPLRDAMGTSVDELEEKVNRPTSALPGMFESLLPILLAVLLVAANTGVETFVGEESAPAAFTGFFGDPNFSLTIAALVAAFTFYRMSDLSSDTFSDELTEALKSGGNIAAITAAGGAFGAMLAAAGAGEYIAGALENVGFGLLVTAWIIAAGVRVVQGSATVAIVTTAGIMAPFTGQLTVNPAYMVMVIGAGATFCSWYNDSGFWIVKEIGGLTQAETLKTWTMATILIGVVGLIASLVFSTVLPLV, from the coding sequence ATGTTCGACACTACCATACTGCAGTTGGGTGGGCAGGGGCCCCTCGTTTCGCTCCTGGCCGGAATCGTGGCGATCATACTCCTCTTGGTCGTCCTCGACTTGCCGCCGTTCATCGCGCTCGTCGTCGCGGGGCTCGTCGTCGGTATCGTCACTCCGGAGGTCGTATTCGCGGAGATACCCGCCGAGTTCGCCACCGCGTTCGGCGACAACATGGCCGGGATCGGGATCCCGATCCTCATGGCGGCGGTCATCGGCAAGTCGATGATCGAAAGCGGGGCCGCGGATCGGATCGTGCGGGGGTTCAGCTCGGTCGTCGGAGAGGACCGGACCGAACTCTCGCTGTTCGGAAGCAGTTTCGTGATCGCCATCCCGGTGTTTTTCGATAACGTCTTCTATCTGCTCGCGCCCCTCGCGCGGGCGGCTCGCACCCGGACGGGCGGGAGCTACGCGCTGTTCATCGTCGCCGTGGGTGCCGCCGGTGCGACCACCCACGCCTTCGTTCCGCCGACGCCCGGCCCGCTGCTGGCGGCGGGTGAGCTCGGCGCCAACCTCGGGACCACGATCGTCACCGGCGTTCTCGTCGGGCTCCCGACTGCACTCGTCGCTGGGCTCGGCTACGGGCACTTCATCAATCGCCGGATGGACATCCCACTGCGCGACGCGATGGGGACCTCCGTCGACGAGCTCGAGGAGAAAGTCAACAGACCGACCAGCGCCCTTCCGGGGATGTTCGAGTCCCTGCTCCCGATCCTGCTGGCGGTTCTGCTGGTGGCCGCGAACACGGGCGTCGAGACGTTCGTCGGCGAGGAGAGCGCGCCGGCTGCCTTCACGGGCTTCTTCGGTGATCCGAACTTCTCGCTGACGATCGCCGCGCTGGTCGCGGCGTTCACGTTCTACCGCATGAGCGACCTCTCCTCGGATACGTTCTCGGACGAACTCACGGAGGCGCTCAAAAGCGGCGGGAACATCGCCGCGATCACCGCCGCCGGCGGCGCCTTCGGCGCGATGCTCGCCGCGGCGGGCGCAGGAGAGTACATCGCCGGCGCGCTGGAGAACGTCGGGTTCGGGCTTCTCGTGACGGCATGGATAATCGCCGCCGGGGTGCGCGTCGTCCAGGGCTCGGCGACGGTCGCGATCGTCACCACGGCCGGCATCATGGCGCCGTTCACGGGCCAGCTGACGGTCAATCCCGCCTACATGGTCATGGTGATCGGGGCGGGCGCCACGTTCTGCTCCTGGTACAACGACAGCGGCTTCTGGATCGTCAAGGAGATCGGCGGGCTCACGCAGGCTGAAACGCTCAAGACCTGGACCATGGCGACGATCCTGATCGGTGTCGTTGGTCTGATCGCCTCGCTCGTCTTCTCGACGGTCCTCCCGCTGGTCTGA